Part of the Lotus japonicus ecotype B-129 chromosome 6, LjGifu_v1.2 genome, ACAAATGGTTGTCACTCATAATCTATTAATGTGCTTTGCAGGTGGTTGTTACTCAGACTAATGGATCACATAATCCAACTGAATCTATTCATGTTCTTCATGTTGGAAAGATGAGGATGAAGCTTTGTAAAGGAACAGAAACAATAGCCAAAGAATACTATTCAAGTTCAATGCAGGTATTTCAAATTGTGCATGCTGTCAATTAAGGATAATCGTTGGCAGCAACTTGAAAATAAATCTTTCATGCTCCATCATTTTTTAGCTTGTGCATGTCCACTTTTTTATCGTGAAGTACATGTTAACGTCAGTTTGCACTAGTGACCATGAATATACAAACATAACCTAAAATGTGGTGTTTTGCATTGTTTTCTTCAGCTTTGTGGAGTTCGAGGGGGTGGGAACGCTGCGGCGCAGGCACTATTTTGGCAACCGACGTCAGGGCTCTCTTTTGTATTAGCTTTTGAATCAGAGCGAGAAAGGAATGCGGCCATCATGCTTGCAAGGAGGTTTGCATATGACTGCAATGTATGTCTTTCTGAACTATATCTGTTATGTTAGAATTTGAGCATTCATCAGTTTCTTCCATGATTGCTTCCTTTTTCACTCATTTGCTATGGTGCCAATGCCTTTAAATGCAGATTGTTCTTGCTGGTCCAGATTATAGACCTTCTGAAACATGATGGGGCCTCCTTGAATATTATTTTCTCAACTGTAATTATTTGAGTTTTCCTTTCTTGTATTACAAGTGTGTAACATGCCTTTGTTTGTGCCAAGGCTCGTGGTCTTAATTCCTTTATACCAACACCAGGGCATTTTTTTGTTTGCCTTTGTGAGTGTGAGTGATGGTtgatgaaaatttataagtttaaTTATTCAAATTCGAGGAAGCCATTTCCAGAGTTTGAGGTGCTAATTGATTATATTTGATTGATCCAATTATGGTCAGAGTTCTGTGTTTTATTGGACACTTTTCTTGCGGGCATGGATTTTTCTGAAACTTGTTCCTTATCCACTTACTCGAAGCTTAATAACATTTTATGAAAtgtaaatttaataaattaaacctCAACCATGTGGACATAATCATGTACCACCAAACATGTAAATCAACTTACACAAACTTATTTTAGTTTAAGTTTTAAATCTTTGTAAATGCAGCTGGGTCAAATGCTAAGTAGAGAAAACTTTGTAGTCCATAAAGGTCATACTATTACTATATTTTAACATCATTGTCTCAATAGAGAATAAATAGAGAATACATGTGgttttgaagaagaaaaaaatgagaaaataatcaTATAAACTTATATAAATTCCTTATATAATTTTCATCAAATAAACCTCATCTAAGTTTTTCCCTCTTTTATATTTACCAAAAGGAAATACCAATCTTCCAAACGATTCATATTCATGCGTGTTTGGATTTTCGTTAAATTCAACGTGATCCACGTTGAAACCAACATGTCAAAATCATGCTTCTTCAATCCATATTCAATGTAATTGGTGTTTTGAGATACATAAAATCATTTACGTCTTGGCTCCAACACCAAATCAAACCTTCATTAATCATTTGACCTGCAGCATTGCTAACGTCCATACATTCAATGTAACACGCGTCCTTCCTCATCGGGTAATAACTAAAACCGAACTACTTTTCCAAAATGCAAATTTTCATCAACGGCTATCCTTGATCACATATACTTGCAGCAAATCTGGACCGTTGATGGGCTAAAGGCTATCCCCATGTTATTAACTGTTTTAATCAACTCTCTGTccctttactttctctctctttctctgagTTTCATTCCAATCCTCACTGATCGCAGGTGCATCTCTATTCTCTCTGATATTTCCATTTCATTCTTTGCTTTTTTCCCTGTTATGATCTCTCTTTAGCCTAATTGAATCATGCTATGTTATGAATGCATTTTCCACttttttatgttatattttcaTGTGTTGGTGTCTTAGAATGTGATCAATTGATAACTTTTGATGTTCTGATGAGATGgataaaatgagaagaaaataagaaaaatgttAACTTTAGTGTAATCCTGATGTGGGTTTTCTATGATTTTTTGAAACTTGTCTAAAGTTTGTAACTTTGTATTGTAATAGTTTCTTTGTATCTAGTCAAAATAAGGGTGTGATCCAGATTGGTACAGTTTTTCTTCTGCAAGTTATTGATCCACAAAGTTAACTTGTATCTTTTGCCTTTTGATTTGTTTTGGattgtgattggatgatggatcTTGCTCTTGCATTAGCTAATTTGCTTTAGCATTTGCTATTTAGATATGTCTACATCTGATAAACCAGAAGTGGTGGAAAGGGGTGCTAAGGATGAAAAGCATAAGGAAGGTGATGATGAGAAGGGTGGATTTCTCAATACCGTGAAGGGTTTCATTCAAGACATTGGTGACAAGATTGAGGGAGCAATTGGGTTTGGGAAGCCTACTGCAGATGTTACAGGGATACACATTCCTTCAATTAATCTTGACAAGGCAGATCTTGTTGTTGATATTCTCATAAAGAACCCGAATCCTGTGCCGATTCCCCTGATTGACATAAACTACGTGGTTGAGAGTGATGGGAGGAAGCTAGTTTCAGGGTTGATACCGGATTCCGGTACAATCCATGCACATGGAGAGGAGACAATCAAAATCCCTCTTACTTTGATTTATGATGACATAAAGAGCACATATAGTGATATCAAACCAGGAAGCATCATTCCTTATAAGGTGAAGGTTGATCTCATTGTTGATGTTCCTGTCATTGGAAGGATAACTATACCCTTGGAGAAAACTGGAGAGATCCCCATTCCATACAAGCCTGATATTGATGTTGAGAAGATTAATTTTGAAAGGTTCTCTTTGGAAGAGACAGTTGCTATTCTTCATTTGAGGTTGGATAACAAgaatgattttgacctcggccTCAATGCGCTTGATTATGAAGTTTGGCTTGGTGATGATAGCATTGGAGGTGCTGAACTTGCGAAATCTGCAAAACTTCAGAAGAGTGGGATTAGTTACATTGATGTTCCAATTACCTTCAGGCCTAAGGATTTTGGCTCTGCACTTTGGGACATGATGAGAGGAAAGGGCACAGGATACTCTATGAAAGGACATATTGATGTTGACACTCCCTTTGGAGCAATGAAACTGCCTATTACCAAAGAAGGCGGTACCACCCGtctcaagaagaagaaggaagatggtggagatgatgatgatgaggaggtTTGTCAACTTCTTTTCTCCATGATTCCTGTTTATATCCTtctttattgttattatttcatttttgaatgTTCTCTAGAAAATTTGCTCATATATTTTTGTATGTATGTGCGATATTTCCCTTTAATCACAAACAAAAATAGGTAATCTAATGCATATGCTATGATCGTTGATACTGAAAATTGGCTAAATTTTGATGCTATCAGCATGCGAAATCAGACTAGGATGTCATGCCTTGTCCTGATAATAACAATTGTAGCAATCCTCCATGTCTTACATTTTAATTTACTTACTAATATCGTGCATTTGTGCCTCAGAGTACATAGTTTTTAAACTCTGTTCACAGAATCTTATACTATCTCCTATTGACAGACTTCATCATCCAAGCAGAACTTTGATACCACCAACTACTTA contains:
- the LOC130723297 gene encoding uncharacterized protein LOC130723297, which codes for MSTSDKPEVVERGAKDEKHKEGDDEKGGFLNTVKGFIQDIGDKIEGAIGFGKPTADVTGIHIPSINLDKADLVVDILIKNPNPVPIPLIDINYVVESDGRKLVSGLIPDSGTIHAHGEETIKIPLTLIYDDIKSTYSDIKPGSIIPYKVKVDLIVDVPVIGRITIPLEKTGEIPIPYKPDIDVEKINFERFSLEETVAILHLRLDNKNDFDLGLNALDYEVWLGDDSIGGAELAKSAKLQKSGISYIDVPITFRPKDFGSALWDMMRGKGTGYSMKGHIDVDTPFGAMKLPITKEGGTTRLKKKKEDGGDDDDEED